From a single Bacteroidota bacterium genomic region:
- a CDS encoding acyl-CoA carboxylase subunit beta: protein MNKKIESLETKKEQALLGGGENRIAAQHKKGKLTARERLHFLLDEGSFEEIGMFVTHRSTEFGLEKEIYPGDGVVTGYGRIDGRLVYVFAQDFTVFGGSLSESHAGKICRIMDLAMQNGAPVIGLNDSGGARIQEGVVSLGGYADIFYRNTMASGVVPQFSAIMGPCAGGAVYSPAITDFILMVENTSYMFVTGPNVVKTVTHEEVTSEDLGGASAHSTKSGVTHFSCANEIECIRYLKRLMSYVPSNCEETAPSRPYETGNELRPALNAIIPENPNQPYDIRDVINGVIDEDGEGFFEVHKNFAENIVVGFARLAGKSIGIVANQPAFLAGVLDIHSSTKAARFVRFCDCFNIPLLVFEDVPGFLPGTDQEWNGIITNGAKLLFAFSEATVPRITVITRKAYGGAYDVMNSKHIGADMNYAWPTAEIAVMGARGAAEIIFKGEIAKAKDPAAKLKEKEEEYINHFANPYRAAERGYIDEVILPEQTRLKLITSFSMLENKVAKLPKKKHGNIPL from the coding sequence ATGAATAAAAAAATAGAATCCTTAGAGACAAAAAAAGAACAAGCCCTGCTAGGTGGCGGAGAAAACAGAATAGCGGCACAACATAAAAAAGGGAAGCTTACCGCAAGGGAACGACTTCATTTTTTACTTGACGAAGGCAGTTTCGAGGAAATTGGAATGTTTGTCACCCATCGCTCTACAGAATTTGGTTTAGAAAAAGAAATTTATCCCGGGGATGGTGTGGTTACCGGATATGGAAGAATAGACGGAAGACTGGTATATGTCTTCGCGCAAGATTTTACGGTTTTTGGCGGCTCATTATCTGAATCGCATGCCGGAAAAATTTGCAGGATCATGGATTTAGCCATGCAAAACGGGGCGCCTGTAATCGGGTTAAATGATTCGGGAGGAGCAAGGATACAGGAAGGAGTTGTCTCACTTGGTGGCTATGCGGATATCTTTTATCGCAACACCATGGCATCGGGTGTTGTTCCGCAGTTCAGCGCGATCATGGGTCCTTGTGCGGGTGGAGCGGTGTATTCACCGGCGATCACCGATTTTATTCTGATGGTAGAAAACACCAGTTACATGTTTGTTACCGGACCCAATGTGGTAAAAACGGTAACGCATGAAGAAGTCACCAGTGAAGATCTGGGGGGTGCATCGGCACATAGTACTAAATCAGGAGTCACGCATTTTTCCTGTGCAAATGAAATTGAATGCATACGTTATTTGAAAAGGCTCATGAGCTATGTTCCTTCCAATTGCGAAGAAACCGCACCGAGCCGTCCTTATGAAACAGGCAATGAGTTACGTCCTGCATTAAATGCGATCATCCCGGAAAATCCAAATCAACCTTACGACATTCGCGATGTCATCAACGGTGTCATCGATGAAGATGGAGAAGGATTTTTTGAAGTACATAAAAACTTTGCGGAAAACATTGTAGTGGGTTTCGCGCGATTAGCTGGAAAATCCATTGGTATCGTTGCCAATCAGCCGGCCTTTCTTGCCGGTGTATTGGATATTCATTCTTCCACAAAAGCAGCGCGATTTGTACGCTTTTGTGATTGCTTTAACATCCCCTTACTTGTGTTTGAAGATGTACCCGGTTTCCTTCCCGGCACCGATCAGGAATGGAATGGCATTATCACCAATGGAGCAAAATTACTTTTCGCCTTCAGCGAAGCGACGGTACCGCGAATCACGGTCATCACCCGAAAGGCATATGGCGGAGCATACGATGTAATGAATTCGAAGCATATTGGTGCTGACATGAATTATGCATGGCCTACTGCCGAGATTGCCGTAATGGGAGCGCGGGGTGCTGCCGAAATTATTTTTAAAGGCGAAATTGCAAAAGCGAAAGATCCTGCTGCGAAATTGAAAGAAAAGGAAGAGGAGTATATCAATCATTTTGCCAATCCGTATCGTGCGGCAGAGCGTGGCTATATCGATGAAGTTATTCTTCCGGAGCAAACGCGACTTAAGCTTATCACCTCATTTAGTATGTTGGAAAATAAAGTGGCCAAGCTTCCGAAAAAGAAGCACGGGAATATTCCGCTTTAA
- a CDS encoding lamin tail domain-containing protein, whose protein sequence is MKKIFTLVLIIAAFTLQSRAQSNLVINEIDYDQPSVDSAEFIELYNASGSAINLGDYTVVLFNGNSTSNVIYDSFPLPAQTLNAGDYFVICGGGGKVPNCDLTLNAISNIIQNGSPDAVALRENQTLNIVDVVSYEGSCIAPYVSGNGLPLSKSDTLQTDSIAGRLLGISRFPDGNDTNDDSTDFNRVCITPGYANLNSSTNCVTGLSTPKSTLAISVYPNPSRGIVTIDYKATSNREVKIRVSDILGNELKNITLKNVNKQGQVDLSEYQNGIYFIKVEAANGQSVKRIILNR, encoded by the coding sequence ATGAAAAAAATCTTTACTTTAGTATTGATCATAGCGGCTTTCACCCTTCAGTCGCGTGCTCAATCCAATCTTGTTATCAACGAAATTGATTACGATCAACCTTCTGTAGACAGCGCTGAATTCATTGAATTATATAATGCAAGCGGCTCTGCTATTAATCTGGGAGACTATACTGTAGTACTTTTTAATGGAAACTCAACCAGCAATGTTATTTATGATAGCTTTCCATTACCGGCTCAAACGTTAAATGCCGGTGATTACTTTGTGATATGCGGTGGCGGTGGAAAAGTTCCAAATTGCGACTTGACTTTAAATGCTATTTCAAATATTATTCAAAATGGTTCTCCTGATGCTGTAGCATTGCGCGAAAATCAAACGCTGAATATCGTTGACGTGGTAAGCTACGAGGGCAGTTGTATTGCACCTTATGTATCCGGCAATGGCCTTCCTCTTTCCAAGAGTGATACCTTGCAAACTGATAGCATTGCAGGACGTTTATTAGGCATTTCCAGATTTCCTGACGGGAATGATACCAATGACGACTCTACAGATTTCAACCGGGTATGTATTACTCCCGGATATGCGAATTTGAACAGTAGTACAAATTGTGTAACGGGATTAAGTACACCAAAATCTACATTGGCAATTTCTGTATATCCTAATCCATCAAGAGGTATCGTAACGATCGATTATAAAGCAACAAGTAACCGGGAAGTTAAAATTCGTGTTTCAGACATTCTTGGAAATGAGTTAAAAAATATCACATTGAAAAACGTCAATAAACAAGGACAAGTTGACTTATCAGAATATCAGAATGGTATTTACTTTATTAAAGTGGAAGCGGCTAACGGGCAAAGTGTAAAGCGCATTATCCTGAACAGATAG
- a CDS encoding T9SS-dependent M36 family metallopeptidase, giving the protein MHTSILLRYRLMVGFLSAIIFSMNIQSATAQQLPAIQKYLNENKEQFGLSDKDITGWFISNQYTEERTGITYNYLQQHYKNIPVFNAIAPVLIRNGKAYGLKPPFVADLENKVNSDQPTISPQQAIQFAFQHLELNTTPIGPSVKVEKSGKKFFFNMPAVASSPVTVELMYVPTLKGVKLAWNVNVDLKNGSHWWNVRVDALTGQYLEKNDWVVSCGFEGPHDHSSHVAEPSPQPQPMPGSGTAQYNVFPLPVESPIHGPRQLLNDPSEPVPSPYGWHDTNGATGVEYNITRGNNVYAYEDANNDNLPGYSPDGGALQTFNYPFHPDSSNAYIRDASLTNLFYMNNMIHDVLYQHGFNEVAGNFQSNNYGNGGLGNDYVNAEGLDGGGTNNANFATPDDGSNPRMQMYLWSNPNSGSCTNSLNVNAPVAIAGLKSIAIASYNPASAFNITADVVLAQDGVGTSSDGCTAFTNAAAIAGKIALIDRGTCSYFIKTQFAQDAGAIGVIIANNVAGSTPPGMTGAPTQTITIPTVSVTQTVGTSMKTELNNAVTVNATLVICPAPNQLDGSFDNGIVAHEYGHGVSNRLTGGPAASSCLQNAEQGGEGWSDWLGLILTIEPGDLGTMGRGIGTYALGQATTGQGIRRYRYSTDMNINPQTYANLATSSTVHQRGEIWCDAIWDMTWFLIRDFGFSTNLYTGTAGNNVAMRLVLEGMKLQPCSPGYIDARDAILLADDILYNNAHRCQIWEAFARRGMGYFASQGSSGAVGDETVDFTYPSFCLNITLPPIAAFTAVQTTASCPASIKFNDTSLDIPQTWSWDFGDGGTSSQQNPTHIYTQPGQYTVRLIVSNTLGADTSTVVNYITITSFTLLATATPDSICTGDTVQLSALPSGSNAITNYNLTSIPYAPLTGTGTAVTLTDDVVSTALPIGFTFNFYGNLYTDFYISSNGFIGFSSNMANGCCAGGILPSASSPSNLIAFAWNDLNPGVNASVVDYFTTGVAPSRKLVVRYNTNHFNGTAFPMRGQIVLSEGSNEIEIHSEVISSVSGAPTTQGIENAAGNMFVTPTGRNSAIFSAANDAWRFTPYATFGYSWSPNTSISNTTIAAPVAWPATTSSYTVQVTDPNGCIVSQAVPVHVSLCLNVAALNLRTFIEGFKNGAGTMRAVLFDNGQSANPMACDSITVSLRNTTSPYAIAYSENVELSTTGYVTVNFPPAALGNSYYIVVELRNGLETWSKLPVTMGANTSFDFTTP; this is encoded by the coding sequence ATGCATACTTCTATCTTATTGCGCTACCGGCTGATGGTTGGATTCCTTTCAGCTATCATTTTTTCGATGAACATCCAATCAGCCACCGCACAACAACTGCCGGCTATCCAAAAATACCTGAATGAAAATAAGGAGCAGTTCGGTTTAAGTGATAAAGACATTACCGGATGGTTCATCAGTAATCAATATACCGAGGAGCGAACCGGAATCACTTATAATTATCTCCAGCAACATTATAAAAACATCCCCGTTTTTAATGCCATCGCTCCCGTACTCATTCGTAACGGCAAGGCCTATGGGTTAAAACCTCCTTTCGTGGCGGACCTTGAAAATAAAGTAAATTCCGATCAGCCAACTATTAGCCCACAACAAGCCATACAATTTGCATTTCAGCATTTGGAATTGAATACGACTCCAATAGGTCCTTCCGTTAAAGTTGAAAAAAGCGGAAAAAAGTTTTTTTTCAATATGCCCGCGGTTGCTTCTTCTCCCGTCACTGTTGAGCTGATGTATGTTCCGACATTGAAGGGTGTAAAACTCGCATGGAATGTCAACGTAGATCTTAAAAATGGTTCTCATTGGTGGAATGTTCGCGTTGATGCCCTCACAGGTCAGTATCTCGAAAAGAATGATTGGGTGGTTTCCTGTGGATTTGAAGGACCTCATGATCATTCTTCACATGTTGCAGAACCTTCTCCGCAGCCTCAGCCCATGCCCGGTTCCGGTACCGCACAATACAACGTGTTCCCGCTGCCGGTGGAAAGCCCGATTCATGGCCCGCGTCAATTGCTGAATGATCCCTCTGAACCCGTTCCTTCTCCATATGGCTGGCACGATACCAACGGAGCGACAGGAGTAGAGTACAATATCACCAGAGGTAACAATGTTTATGCCTATGAAGATGCCAACAATGATAATTTACCCGGATATTCTCCCGATGGAGGTGCACTGCAAACGTTTAACTATCCTTTTCATCCCGATTCATCCAATGCCTATATCCGCGATGCATCTCTGACCAATTTGTTTTACATGAACAATATGATTCATGATGTTTTATACCAGCATGGTTTTAATGAGGTGGCCGGAAATTTTCAAAGTAACAATTATGGCAATGGCGGCCTTGGTAATGATTATGTTAATGCAGAGGGATTAGATGGCGGGGGAACCAATAATGCCAACTTTGCAACACCCGATGATGGTTCCAATCCACGGATGCAAATGTATTTGTGGTCCAATCCAAATTCGGGCTCTTGTACAAATTCATTGAATGTAAATGCTCCTGTTGCTATTGCCGGTTTAAAGTCAATTGCAATTGCAAGTTATAATCCGGCTTCCGCTTTCAATATTACGGCAGATGTAGTGCTTGCCCAGGATGGAGTAGGAACGAGCTCAGATGGTTGCACTGCTTTTACCAATGCTGCTGCTATAGCAGGCAAAATAGCACTTATTGACCGGGGCACCTGTAGTTACTTTATCAAAACGCAATTTGCCCAGGATGCAGGTGCTATTGGTGTGATTATCGCCAATAATGTTGCGGGATCCACTCCTCCGGGTATGACTGGGGCACCAACACAAACCATAACCATTCCTACTGTTTCAGTTACTCAGACAGTAGGAACCTCTATGAAAACAGAATTAAACAATGCGGTCACCGTTAATGCTACATTAGTCATTTGCCCTGCTCCTAATCAACTGGATGGATCCTTTGATAATGGCATCGTAGCGCATGAGTATGGTCATGGTGTTTCGAATCGATTGACCGGTGGACCTGCCGCTTCCAGTTGTTTGCAAAATGCAGAGCAGGGCGGAGAGGGATGGAGCGATTGGTTGGGATTAATTTTAACCATCGAGCCGGGTGATCTGGGTACGATGGGTCGTGGAATAGGTACCTATGCTTTGGGACAGGCAACTACCGGACAGGGTATACGTCGTTATCGCTATTCGACGGATATGAATATCAATCCACAGACGTATGCAAACCTTGCGACCAGTTCTACGGTTCATCAACGTGGCGAAATCTGGTGTGATGCCATCTGGGATATGACCTGGTTCCTTATTCGTGATTTTGGTTTTAGTACCAATCTTTATACAGGTACTGCAGGAAATAATGTCGCCATGCGTCTGGTGCTGGAGGGTATGAAATTACAACCATGCAGCCCGGGTTATATTGATGCCAGAGATGCGATTCTTCTGGCGGATGATATTCTTTATAATAATGCTCATCGTTGTCAGATTTGGGAAGCTTTCGCCCGCAGAGGAATGGGTTATTTTGCATCACAAGGAAGTTCAGGTGCTGTTGGAGATGAAACCGTCGACTTTACTTATCCCTCCTTCTGTCTTAATATAACACTTCCACCAATCGCTGCATTTACGGCAGTACAAACAACGGCTTCATGTCCTGCAAGTATTAAATTCAATGATACCTCTCTGGATATACCGCAAACATGGTCCTGGGATTTCGGGGATGGCGGTACTTCTTCTCAGCAAAATCCTACACATATATATACTCAGCCCGGACAGTATACAGTAAGGTTGATTGTTAGTAATACACTTGGTGCAGATACTTCAACCGTGGTGAATTACATTACTATTACTTCATTCACACTTCTGGCAACAGCAACACCCGACTCTATCTGTACAGGTGATACAGTTCAACTTTCTGCTCTTCCTTCCGGATCAAATGCCATCACAAATTATAATCTCACTTCCATCCCCTATGCACCGTTGACCGGTACCGGTACTGCGGTTACGCTCACGGATGATGTAGTTTCAACAGCATTGCCAATTGGCTTTACATTTAATTTTTACGGAAATCTCTATACTGATTTCTATATCTCATCAAATGGCTTCATAGGATTTTCTTCCAACATGGCGAATGGCTGTTGTGCGGGCGGTATCCTGCCTTCCGCTTCCAGTCCCAGCAACCTGATTGCTTTCGCGTGGAATGATCTGAACCCGGGGGTGAATGCAAGTGTGGTGGATTATTTTACAACCGGAGTGGCCCCATCACGGAAATTGGTAGTAAGATATAATACCAACCACTTTAACGGTACTGCCTTTCCGATGAGAGGACAGATTGTGCTTTCAGAAGGAAGCAATGAAATTGAAATCCATAGCGAAGTAATATCTTCCGTGAGCGGCGCACCAACTACACAGGGAATTGAGAATGCTGCCGGTAATATGTTTGTAACACCTACAGGTCGAAACTCGGCTATTTTCAGTGCTGCCAATGATGCATGGAGATTTACTCCTTATGCGACCTTTGGTTATAGCTGGTCACCTAATACTTCTATTAGCAATACAACAATTGCCGCTCCGGTAGCCTGGCCGGCTACAACCTCGTCTTACACGGTGCAGGTAACGGACCCTAACGGCTGTATCGTTTCTCAAGCAGTACCTGTGCATGTTTCGCTCTGTTTGAATGTGGCAGCACTCAATTTGCGCACCTTCATTGAAGGATTTAAAAACGGAGCAGGAACGATGAGAGCTGTTTTATTTGACAACGGACAGAGTGCAAATCCCATGGCCTGCGACTCCATTACCGTTTCACTACGAAACACCACTAGTCCGTATGCAATTGCATATTCCGAAAATGTGGAGTTATCTACTACAGGATATGTAACCGTAAATTTCCCGCCTGCAGCACTTGGCAATAGCTACTATATTGTTGTAGAACTTAGAAATGGTCTTGAAACATGGTCTAAACTTCCGGTTACAATGGGAGCCAATACATCCTTTGATTTCACCACACCTTAA
- a CDS encoding DUF2807 domain-containing protein, with protein sequence MKTLQFIIIAAYCFIGHYGFGQQSEIRVLPSFTSIKIKDNTHVVLRTGSPQEVRVEAKTPLNGIQTNVEDNTLTIQGPPSTIYITLTDLAGINISGIGKVSSDSVFSTNRLRISISGNGKVAMPVDVNKLEVGISGIGKLELSGRADQLDLNISGSGKLEGAALQVKRCEANISGVGKCFADVSESLDLRISGSGSFYYKNKPAQLNTNISGIGKYGVFSDESTSQKSNGEGDSNSVTVIGHQNSDNDNYSFHWESDSIFRKPERARSHWAGFEIGFNQLLVRDKFSTTLPEGYDYLELNSGKSINVNLNFFAHDFPIYKRNILFTTGIGLTLNNYRFSTDKTLIPDTNRVVAGFDTDKNGRQINYEKNKLSVNYITLPLLLQFNTKQQFKKSFHIATGLLLSYKFNSHLKLVYNEDGDREKSKRRDEFNIEPFRYDATFRIGYEHYTLYASYAINGLFKDGRGPTLHPFQVGINLFGW encoded by the coding sequence ATGAAAACACTACAATTCATTATCATCGCCGCCTATTGCTTTATCGGGCACTATGGATTCGGGCAGCAATCAGAAATAAGAGTTCTCCCCTCCTTCACCTCCATTAAAATCAAAGACAATACGCATGTAGTTCTCCGTACCGGAAGTCCGCAAGAAGTAAGAGTAGAAGCAAAGACACCATTGAATGGTATTCAAACGAATGTGGAAGATAACACATTAACCATCCAGGGTCCGCCTTCCACTATTTATATAACACTTACAGACCTTGCGGGTATCAATATTTCAGGTATCGGAAAAGTAAGCAGTGACAGTGTGTTTTCTACCAACCGTCTTCGCATTTCCATCTCCGGAAACGGAAAGGTGGCTATGCCCGTCGACGTTAACAAACTGGAGGTGGGTATCAGCGGGATCGGTAAACTCGAACTTTCAGGCAGGGCAGATCAGCTTGATCTAAATATCAGCGGTAGTGGTAAGTTAGAAGGCGCTGCTCTTCAAGTGAAGAGATGCGAGGCCAATATCAGTGGTGTAGGCAAATGCTTTGCAGATGTAAGCGAATCACTCGACTTAAGAATTTCCGGATCCGGCTCATTCTACTATAAAAACAAACCGGCACAACTGAACACCAATATCAGTGGAATAGGAAAATATGGAGTGTTTAGTGATGAGAGCACTTCTCAAAAATCAAACGGAGAGGGCGACAGCAATTCAGTAACAGTTATCGGACATCAAAACAGCGATAATGACAACTATTCTTTTCATTGGGAGAGTGACAGTATCTTCCGTAAACCGGAAAGAGCGAGATCACATTGGGCGGGTTTTGAAATTGGCTTTAATCAACTATTGGTTCGGGACAAATTCAGTACTACTTTACCGGAAGGATACGATTACCTGGAACTCAACTCCGGAAAGTCTATCAATGTGAATCTTAACTTCTTCGCACATGATTTTCCGATTTATAAACGTAACATCCTGTTCACTACCGGCATTGGCTTAACGTTAAACAACTACCGTTTCTCTACCGACAAAACCTTGATTCCGGATACCAACAGAGTCGTTGCCGGTTTTGATACTGATAAAAACGGAAGGCAAATCAACTATGAAAAAAATAAATTGTCTGTTAATTACATCACATTACCCTTACTGCTTCAATTCAACACGAAACAGCAATTCAAAAAATCCTTTCATATAGCAACCGGTCTATTATTATCTTACAAATTCAACTCTCATTTGAAACTGGTTTATAATGAAGATGGAGACAGAGAAAAATCCAAGCGCAGGGATGAGTTCAACATAGAACCTTTCCGATATGATGCCACTTTTCGGATAGGATATGAACATTATACGCTGTATGCTTCCTATGCCATCAATGGATTATTTAAAGATGGCCGGGGACCTACACTGCATCCCTTCCAGGTAGGTATTAATTTGTTTGGCTGGTAG